GTACGACACCAACGCGCTGAATGAAACAGGCCGCGCCGTCGAGCAGGGCTTTGAATACAACTCCGGAAACAACCCGGAGTTTCTGACGGTGGAGCAGATACGCGCGCTGGACGACCGCTGCGGAGCCGGCGAGGCGTGATTCCATACGGCAGGCAGGACATCGCCGACAGCGACATCGCGGCGGTGTGTGAAACGCTGCGTTCGGACTTCCTGACCCAGGGGCCGCAGACCCCGGCGTTTGAGCGGGAAATGGCGGCGTATTGCGGCGCCGCGCATGCGTGCGCCGCCAACAGCGCGACCTCGGCGCTGCACCTCGCCTGCCTGGCGCTGGAGCTGGGGCCGGGAGACTGGCTGTGGACTTCGCCGATTACCTTCGTCGCCTCCGCCAACTGCGCGCTGCACTGCGGCGCGCAGGTGGATTTTGTCGATATCGAGCCGCGCACCGCCAACCTGAGCGCCGACGCGCTGGAGAAAAAACTCGCCGCCGCCGAAAAGAAAAACCGCCTGCCGAAAATCGTCGTCCCGGTGCATCTCGCGGGCCAGCCCTGCGACCTGCGCGCGATACACGAAATGGCGCGGCATTACGGGTTCCGCATCATCGAGGACGCCGCCCACGCCGCCGGCGCCCGCTACCTCGGCGAGCCGGTCGGCAACTGCCGTTATTCCGACATCGCCGTTTTCAGTTTTCACCCGGTCAAGATCATCACCACCGGCGAAGGCGGCATCGCGCTGACCAACGACGAACATCTCGACCGGCGGATGAAACTGCTGCGCTCGCACGGCGTCACCCGCGACGAGCGCGACATGGAAACGCCGCCCGCCGGCCCGTGGGATTACCGCCAGATTGCGCTCGGCTACAATTACCGCATGACCGACCTGCAAGCCGCCCTCGGGCGCAGCCAGTTGAAGCGCCTTGACTCATTTGTCGCGCGCCGCCGGCAACTGGCGCGGCGCTACGACGAGCGTCTGGCGGAATTGCCGCCGGCGCCGCTTGAACAAGCA
The Gammaproteobacteria bacterium DNA segment above includes these coding regions:
- the pseC gene encoding UDP-4-amino-4,6-dideoxy-N-acetyl-beta-L-altrosamine transaminase, whose protein sequence is MIPYGRQDIADSDIAAVCETLRSDFLTQGPQTPAFEREMAAYCGAAHACAANSATSALHLACLALELGPGDWLWTSPITFVASANCALHCGAQVDFVDIEPRTANLSADALEKKLAAAEKKNRLPKIVVPVHLAGQPCDLRAIHEMARHYGFRIIEDAAHAAGARYLGEPVGNCRYSDIAVFSFHPVKIITTGEGGIALTNDEHLDRRMKLLRSHGVTRDERDMETPPAGPWDYRQIALGYNYRMTDLQAALGRSQLKRLDSFVARRRQLARRYDERLAELPPAPLEQAPDGDSSFHLYIVRVAAEKHLQTFTALREAGIGVNLHYIPVHTQPYYRRLGFTAGDFPEAEAYYREAVSLPLYPALREAQQDAVIGKLREALAGARC